The Vitis vinifera cultivar Pinot Noir 40024 chromosome 16, ASM3070453v1 DNA segment TTTCATTATttgtcttcctttttcttcatcctCCTTTTATGCTTCACTTCATTATCTTCCACTTCTTCACTTGCCTTATATGTCATATCTTTATCttattataattacaataattattattgtaatataaattttaaaaattaaaataatatttatcactAAGGCAATCTATGgtccaaaaattcaaaattctaatattgAAATATACCTATATCTTGATTTACCCTCACCATCATTAAAGtggaaaatcaataaaatatattatacatatattttggTGGGAGCCACCAACTCACGAGTCAAATTTGCTCATCAAGATTCAAATGCTAATCGTTGGTGGGTCTCACGTGTCAAACAACAAATTTGTATCGCATTCTATAAAAAGAGAGTGAGATTTTTCTTGGGCATGTGGGCCAACTTCTCATGTATAGGAACAATGTCCttcattttatataaatataaagttaCATTTTAACACTATAAAAAGGAAAGCAATTTAGGAAAATACTTtgcaaattttttaatataaattattttattcttaataatggaaaaagtggattttgactcactaattttaaaaaatttatatatagtaAAATGAACcccatattttataaattagatttatttttaaaatttcttattttattgttgatatcaactaacaaatttttttgtttaattttattaaatatatataagaaaatgagTGGATTTATATAATACAGGATGAATTTATCAATGGAGGATTCTAGAGAAAATTTTCACAATGATTTGTATCTTATAttgtacaataaaaaaatttataatatttttatttgtaaaatacttttatcaaattaaaataataaattaaatttttgttaattttattcaatatcatcaagtaaaatgatatttcagaaaataattatatgatttattaaaaagtgtatatattttaaaatatttttaaattgataaagatGAAtctgatttataaaaatttggattcttttttctatatttttttttcaaattaatgagtAAAAATccacttttccttttatttattttaatccatTTACCTTGCAATCCCATGCCAAAATCAATTAAGCCATCCTAAATACTAAATGAAATCACATAAAATCTCTAGATTTCATCattcaataaatatttgattttaaaaaaatctttaaagattatttaaaagaaaattaattatcttaATAAACCCaccttttaaaaaatcttttaagattgtttaaaagtaaataaataatcacATGTCATACTAAAATTGGTAAATTAATCCACTTTTCATATACTTACAATAATTATTACATCAATTTAGATTAATTTCACTACCTTAACATGTACAAACCACAtcttttttaatagattaaataaatataagcaTAAATATtcctaatttatataaaaaaaaatcataaaaaaaatcaaatattttttctaaaattacaaCCCATAGAGGTCCATGGAAGGAAGAAGTGGCGGTGGGTTGTGAATGGAAGGAGAAGTGAGAGTTGGATTAGCAGCGTTGCAATGCACAGGGTCAATACAGAATTTGCAAAagggaaaagagaaagaaaaccaCCGACCCAATCACAAAACCACTATCTTGTTCTCTGTGGGAAGTATTGATTGGGAAGTGTGAATCCACTGTTCGTCACATCAAGCTCTGTACAGTTTCTGTCTctaaatcttcatcttctttggtttttttttttatttgatttaaatttttggTATCTGCTCAAGTCGGCGCCTTTCTGGGTCTGGGTAGTCTAGAAATTGAGAGATACTGAAAATGGCTAATGATTGGGACCTGTTCGCCATTGTCAGAAGCTGCTCAGCCGCGAAGTATCCAAAGAGGGCTGGCAATGACGGAAATGAGGAAGTGGAGAAGAGTTTATTCAACTTTGATGGGCTTTTCACTTCTGGTAATTACGAAGATGATGTAAGAAGTAAAGGCGATGATCCTTTCGACGAACTGCAAAATGTCTACAGACCATTCTACCGGAAGGCCCAGCCTGATGGGGTCTCCATTTCTGTTGCTGTCGCAGAGGATTCTGCCGGTGGGGGGTCGGAAAACAAACACCAACGGGCAGAATGTCAATCCCACCAGGAGAAACCAGAACTGCCGCAGCGGCAACAGCAGGGGGGCAACACCGAGAAAAATGGGGTTGGTTCTGGCCGAAGAATTCCATCCCAAGCCCCCGGAAGAAGGAGGTGCTTTATTTTTCTTGAGTTTTCTGTTGTGAAAAATCTTCTTCTAATGTCTGAAATTGGCTTTGTTGTCTTTTTGCAGGAAGAGCCGGCCAAGGCTGATGATGAGAATCAACGCCAAGACCCTTTCAAGGGACTCGTGGTCTTGGCGGAAGTATGGGCAGAAGCCAATCAAGGGATCCCCATATCCACGGTTCGTTTCtagtcattttcttttcctttatttctgAACTTTGTTTTCTCGGGAAAATGATGCGTTTCTGATTGATTTTTGCAGGAACTACTATCGCTGCAGCACCTTGAAGGCTTGCTCTGCTAGGAAACAAGTAGAGCTCAGTCAAGACAACCCCGAGGAGTACATCGTCAGCTACATAGGTGATCACATCCACGCCCGCCCCACCACCCGGAGATCCCTTGCCGGCACAGCCAGAAACCCTCCACCGGCCGCCCCCACCTCCGTCACAGATCTCTCACCAACCACACCATTGACTGCTCATTACAACAACAAAACCCAAAAGCCAGACACGGAGAATGAAAACGAAAACAGTGAGCCAATGTTTgaagacgaagaagaagaagaagaagaagctgatatTCTCACAACAAACATGCAGATGTCAGAAGAAACATTCATGGCCATGCATGTACTAAACTCAAGAGATTCACAACCGACCATTGCCGAACCTCATTCTCCGGCCAAAAACTCCATTAACGCAGCCGGAAGCTCCGATTAGGCATTCTTTAAATCTTCCTTTTGATCTTTTGCAATCCAAATATGAAGCAAAAGATTGTAAAACGTTGGCTAGTCAGGAAggttttagtaaaaataaatatttttaattatgtttaaaaaatgaatatattttattagattatgaataattttagaaaaaaaaaattgcattatATTATCTCAATTATACCAATGAGCTTTAAGTAATCTCTTTTACCTAATAAAATCCAATATAAAGATGGGTTATTAAGCAATAATTTTTAGGTTGTAATGGATAGAAGTGTTATGAGAATAATATAAACATATCAACAATTAGCTATGTTTGTTTAGggagagaaaatagaaagaaaaagtaaaaggaaagaaaaagtgaataaaaataaaatataaatttaaaattaataaattatttttatatattatttaaatttttttatttaactcttctatataaagattaaatattttaaaaatatacaaatcttttaataatttaacttttttttcaaaaatcaaatataagaaaatcattttttttttcccaatactTTCTGATAATCAAAACATAGCAGTTAGAAATGGGATATTATTGCTATCAAATAATTTAccttcatatttgattttgagataataattaatgaaaccAATAAGTGTGACTTCCTTTCATAAATagaatttatttcttctttttttttttatgaatgttTTTTTGAATAACTTCTTAATAAAAAAgcaacttttatataaaatttatagatttatttcatatccttaaaaattactttcaaaaaaatttaaaatttgaaataaattttttttaataactcaatattttaaaccatttttaaaattcttatctttttaacataattttctaagagtttttatattttatataaaatgttatcatattttttatttttaaaaagaaacaatagaaagtcTATCCAAATGAAgtttacaaccaaataaaatttaGTGTAAAATGTCTATATAATAGAAAAAGTAatgaaacatttaatttttGACATCGCCTTTATTAATTCTTTCTGCAAAATTGTTGAAATCTTAATtcataaatacataaaataaattttcttttcttttctatata contains these protein-coding regions:
- the LOC104882213 gene encoding WRKY transcription factor 22, with the protein product MANDWDLFAIVRSCSAAKYPKRAGNDGNEEVEKSLFNFDGLFTSGNYEDDVRSKGDDPFDELQNVYRPFYRKAQPDGVSISVAVAEDSAGGGSENKHQRAECQSHQEKPELPQRQQQGGNTEKNGVGSGRRIPSQAPGRRRKSRPRLMMRINAKTLSRDSWSWRKYGQKPIKGSPYPRNYYRCSTLKACSARKQVELSQDNPEEYIVSYIGDHIHARPTTRRSLAGTARNPPPAAPTSVTDLSPTTPLTAHYNNKTQKPDTENENENSEPMFEDEEEEEEEADILTTNMQMSEETFMAMHVLNSRDSQPTIAEPHSPAKNSINAAGSSD